The genomic interval AGACAAGACCACCGTCCTAACAACCAGCTGATGAACCCTCAGGCTGTAAGAATTACCTGACTCTCCTCTTTCCCTCGGAGCTCTCTTGATCGCTGCCTGAGTAATTCCTCCAGGTTTAGAGCGGGATTCCTGCAGTCTTTGAGACCCTGCGGACACTCCTCCACCAGACTACACAcatcagaaacacagacaggtgaggttAATGATGTAAAGGATGAACGAATGCCAACATGCGGACAACAGTTAGGCGGAGGGTGATTCTTACCAGCACAGAGCACCCAACACGTGCTCATGGAAAGGCGAGTGTGTCGTGCGGAGAACAGACACCAGCTGCTGCACCATTCCCATGGAGAGGACTGTGTCTGCAGGGGGAAAAGACAAAGTTATATCAGaccgaataaaaaaaaaaatcccacaatAATGtagattaaaaagacaaacatcattacaaatattttttttctgaggatGCCAAACACTCAAGGTCGTGTGTTCCATTAGAAAGATGACCCGAGTGACTCATTGAACAGCATCTCTTGTTCGTACCTTTCTGTTCAGCATGTGACGTCAGCAGGTTGAACAGAAGGAATGCCGACTTGGTCCTGACTTTCTCGTTCCCCGTCTGCATCCCTCGCATCAGCACCGAGAAGCCATCGTGGGACAAGAACGCCTGGAGTCCTGCCTCCTGCTCCCGAACCAGACCTGAAGTCACAACAAGACGGTCTGATGCTAAGGTGTAAAGTAGATCTTTTAACACAGGCTTTAAAACGCCTTCTGATCCTGATTGACCAACTATTTACAATCAATACAAGCCAGTTTCAAAAAGACCGTTTTAAGGATTATTGAGTTGTAGGGTTTATTTTTGCACCACTGTCCAAGGTACTCACACGACACAGCGTAGAGGGCTTTGACTCTGACCGTGGCATTGGAGTccgagtccgtcagctgcagaAGTTTTGGCAGTGCTCCGTTGCTAAGCAAGTAGACCTGCACCTGTGGCATGTTCTGAGCGCAGCAAGCGATGAGCTCAGCAGCTCGCCACCTCAGCC from Labrus mixtus chromosome 20, fLabMix1.1, whole genome shotgun sequence carries:
- the hspbp1 gene encoding hsp70-binding protein 1, which codes for MEEDRQGRRYPPNLQGVLQLAVEAGSAAEGPAPTEPMSDERKTWLRDALAEVGKGQMDEVEQMKRCVALLRQEGTNKGEQEGEEERDEDHEDERESAFEILSELCENLDNARDLMTLGGLELCLSQYLCHPQSGLRWRAAELIACCAQNMPQVQVYLLSNGALPKLLQLTDSDSNATVRVKALYAVSCLVREQEAGLQAFLSHDGFSVLMRGMQTGNEKVRTKSAFLLFNLLTSHAEQKDTVLSMGMVQQLVSVLRTTHSPFHEHVLGALCCLVEECPQGLKDCRNPALNLEELLRQRSRELRGKEESQEELDFCERLRVACFRGQHDENGMDR